From a region of the Zerene cesonia ecotype Mississippi chromosome 11, Zerene_cesonia_1.1, whole genome shotgun sequence genome:
- the LOC119830444 gene encoding kelch domain-containing protein 4, whose amino-acid sequence MGKKKNKNKVSGAVKTAAKTEKKLANKLKKELANMGEEDIAKVIAEIEREEAKRTAATEKSLSGPPSTRAYASLTPHPINNELILFGGEYHNGQQTEVYNDLLFYNPVNNTWRQVKAPGAPPPRSAHQAIATPANRGELWVFGGEFTSPTETQFYHYKDLWCFSLADKKWEKVVAPNGPSPRSGHRMVLLGRKLFIFGGYSDDGRECRYFDDLYTFCLDTRQWEKLAPNGRGPSARSACVMLPAGNDSLIIYGGFSRVREGRTERTHTHSDMYKLAHKGAWGWRALGAGAPARAGLAAAANPHANRGYVFGGVRDVEETEEDIRGEMSDEWQVLDLDTCRWHELTLRSDTQATTQATTQADMQVEEELDKESVTVVTDEVFTMKLGGAQPTSTATPTQARSNDTKRAVSGRMSAMLAVQRSVLYVYGGLLERDDKQFYLSDMYSLDLHKLNEWKTIIAQPKLPDWLGSDSEESDSESGTEDSDESDDE is encoded by the exons ATgggtaaaaaaaagaataagaaCAAAGTTAGTGGGGCTGTTAAAACTGCCGccaaaacagaaaaaaagttagcaaataaactcaaaaaagaACTTGCTAATATGGGAGAG GAAGATATTGCGAAAGTTATAGCAGAAATTGAACGGGAAGAAGCAAAGAGGACAGCAGCTACAGAAAAGTCGCTCTCTGGACCACCCTCAACCAGAGCATATGCATCTCTTACTCCCCATCCTATTAATAATGAACTCATTTTATTTGGGGGTGAATATCATAATGGTCAGcag acAGAGGTGTACAATGATCTGTTGTTCTACAACCCAGTGAACAACACCTGGCGGCAAGTGAAAGCGCCGGgagcgccgccgccgcgcagCGCACATCAGGCCATTGCTACACCCGCTAATAG AGGTGAGCTCTGGGTGTTTGGCGGAGAGTTCACAAGTCCAACGGAAACACAGTTCTATCACTACAAAGATCTGTGGTGTTTCTCGCTGGCTGACAAGAAATGGGAGAAg GTAGTAGCCCCAAACGGTCCATCCCCCCGTTCCGGACACAGGATGGTCCTGCTCGGCCGGAAGCTGTTCATCTTCGGTGGCTACTCGGACGACGGGCGTGAGTGCCGCTACTTCGACGACCTATACACCTTCTGCCTGGACACAAGGCAGTGGGAGAAGTTGGCGCCGAACGGTAGGGGGCCGTCTGCCAGGTCCGCCTGTGTTATGTTACCAGCTGGGAATGATTCG CTCATAATCTACGGCGGGTTCTCGCGCGTGCGCGAAGGCCGCACGGagcgcacgcacacgcactCGGACATGTACAAGCTGGCGCACAAGGGCGCGTGGGGCTGGCGGGCGCTGGGCGCCGGCGCCCCCGCGCGCGCCGGGCTCGCGGCCGCCGCCAACCCGCACGCCAACAGGGGCTACGTGTTTGGGGGGGTGCGG GATGTTGAGGAAACGGAAGAGGACATCCGCGGCGAGATGAGCGACGAGTGGCAAGTGCTCGACCTGGACACGTGTCGCTGGCACGAACTCACGCTGCGTTCTGACACACAAGCCACCACGCAAGCCACGACGCAAGCTGACATGCAAGTAGAGGAGGAGTTGGATAAGGAGAGTGTTACTG TGGTCACAGACGAAGTGTTCACCATGAAGCTGGGCGGGGCCCAACCCACGTCCACGGCCACGCCCACACAGGCACGCAGCAATGATACAAAGCGAGCTGTGAGCGGGCGCATGTCGGCCATGCTGGCGGTGCAGCGCTCCGTGCTGTACGTGTACGGTGGCCTGCTCGAGCGGGACGACAAGCAGTTCTACCTGTCCGACATGTACAGCCTGG atctgcacaaattaaatgaatggAAGACAATCATAGCACAGCCAAAATTACCTGACTGGCTGGGTTCAGATTCAGAAGAATCAGACTCGGAAAGTGGGACAGAAGATAGCGATGAAtctgatgatgaataa